One genomic region from Candidatus Caldarchaeum subterraneum encodes:
- a CDS encoding adenine deaminase, whose protein sequence is MFVMRSRLFEVTRHLVRTAQGLEKADLVLKGGDLVNVHTREIVERVDVAVRMGRVALVGDATPCIGEDTVVVDASGKFLVPGLLDPHVHVESSMVSVTQFARIILPHGTTAVFIDPHEIGNVFGLDGVKLMIEESRNLPLKVYVTYPSCVPAAPGYETAGAVVTPEEVAEAMKLDEVIALGEMMNFPGVLAADEKVHAEIAETLKAGKLVEGHDSGLLGRELSAYVAAGILSTHESVTKQQTLERLRNGMYVYLREGSAWLDIKETVRAYTETGIDPRHICLCTDDKEPASILRDGHVDHCVRRAIQEGVDPLTAIQMATLNPAERYRLSHELGSISPGRVADILLVSDLARFRVETVFADGELVAENGKLVKELPRFSYPERFMRSVKLSRPLSPEDFVVREEVDGDEVRARVIQAVEGSVITKHRIERLMVENGEVKPDPDRSIFKIAVVERHGKHGGMSTGFAAGFGFRKGAVASTVAHDSHNLLVIGFDEKDMAVAANENARINGGIVTVADGEVLARVELPLAGLMSPEPAEVVAEKLNKTYEVWRRLGCEWVSPFMTLSLLSLSVIPELRITDKGLLDTVTFQFVNLIVD, encoded by the coding sequence TTGTTTGTAATGAGGTCTAGGCTGTTTGAGGTGACGCGGCATCTTGTAAGGACGGCGCAGGGGCTGGAGAAGGCTGACCTTGTTCTGAAGGGCGGTGACCTTGTGAATGTGCATACTCGGGAGATTGTGGAGCGTGTTGACGTTGCTGTGCGGATGGGCCGCGTCGCTTTGGTGGGGGACGCAACACCCTGCATAGGCGAAGACACCGTCGTCGTTGATGCATCCGGCAAATTCCTCGTCCCCGGTTTACTGGACCCTCATGTGCATGTGGAGAGCTCGATGGTGAGCGTCACCCAGTTCGCTCGAATCATTCTCCCGCACGGAACCACAGCAGTCTTCATCGACCCTCATGAGATAGGCAACGTATTCGGACTTGACGGCGTCAAGCTCATGATTGAGGAGTCACGCAACCTTCCTCTCAAGGTTTATGTGACTTACCCGTCCTGTGTTCCCGCTGCCCCGGGGTATGAGACCGCGGGAGCAGTTGTAACGCCTGAGGAGGTCGCGGAGGCTATGAAGCTTGATGAAGTGATTGCCTTGGGTGAGATGATGAATTTCCCCGGCGTCCTAGCCGCCGATGAAAAGGTGCACGCAGAAATCGCTGAGACGCTTAAGGCGGGGAAGCTTGTTGAGGGCCATGACTCGGGGCTCTTGGGCCGCGAGCTATCCGCCTACGTTGCCGCCGGCATACTATCAACCCATGAAAGCGTCACCAAGCAGCAGACGCTCGAAAGGCTCAGGAACGGCATGTATGTCTACCTGAGGGAGGGGAGCGCTTGGCTAGACATCAAGGAAACAGTCAGAGCCTACACGGAGACAGGCATCGACCCAAGGCATATCTGTCTATGCACCGACGACAAGGAGCCCGCATCCATCCTACGGGATGGTCACGTCGACCACTGTGTTCGCCGAGCCATCCAAGAAGGAGTCGACCCACTGACAGCCATTCAAATGGCCACCTTGAACCCCGCTGAGAGATACCGTCTAAGCCACGAGCTGGGCAGCATCTCTCCCGGCCGCGTCGCAGACATTTTGCTTGTCTCCGATTTGGCGAGGTTCAGGGTTGAGACGGTTTTCGCCGACGGCGAGCTTGTTGCGGAGAATGGAAAGCTTGTCAAAGAATTGCCCCGCTTCAGTTATCCGGAGAGGTTTATGCGGAGCGTGAAGCTGTCTAGGCCCTTGTCTCCTGAGGATTTTGTTGTTAGGGAGGAGGTGGATGGTGACGAGGTGCGTGCGCGGGTTATTCAGGCTGTTGAGGGCAGCGTCATAACCAAGCATCGTATAGAGAGGCTTATGGTTGAGAACGGGGAGGTGAAGCCCGACCCCGACAGAAGCATCTTCAAGATAGCGGTCGTGGAGAGGCATGGCAAACACGGTGGAATGAGCACGGGCTTTGCGGCAGGGTTCGGTTTCAGAAAAGGAGCAGTCGCATCCACCGTGGCGCACGACAGCCACAACCTACTCGTAATCGGCTTCGACGAGAAAGACATGGCGGTTGCGGCGAACGAGAACGCCCGCATCAACGGCGGCATAGTCACTGTCGCGGATGGCGAGGTGCTTGCGCGGGTGGAGCTTCCCCTCGCGGGCCTCATGTCACCCGAACCCGCTGAGGTTGTTGCCGAGAAGCTTAACAAAACCTATGAAGTATGGCGGCGGCTTGGATGCGAATGGGTATCACCGTTCATGACCCTCTCACTCCTCAGCCTAAGCGTGATTCCTGAGCTACGAATAACCGACAAAGGACTGCTCGACACCGTGACCTTCCAATTCGTAAACCTGATAGTGGATTAA
- a CDS encoding ornithine carbamoyltransferase yields the protein MTLTELFGRDLISSQDWSIEEIDAAMDLARSLKIARASGNVPELFKNRTMFMLFYNTSTRTRASFEAAATMLGGHAQFIDFATTRGAEGESVKDIAKMYERLGHVLGVRILESAVDYVYGRGNAVVREYAEHAKIPVINMADDMFHPSQAITDLYTLREKLGRVEKKKYVLMWAYSDKVRSWGSIQDEMLIATRYGMDVVLAYPPGFDIDENLVKLAKKNAEESGGTLTISHNYKEALENADAVFPRSWASHECVITGMNRFGREREIELHNKYRDWKLTRELTDLMSRHGIVTHVLPVFRGQEADDDVMDGPRSVIYDQAENLLYVRAAILSLVAGKI from the coding sequence ATGACTCTGACGGAGCTGTTTGGCAGGGACCTGATTTCTTCACAGGATTGGAGTATTGAGGAGATCGATGCGGCGATGGATTTGGCGCGGAGCTTGAAGATTGCCAGGGCCTCTGGAAATGTTCCCGAGCTTTTCAAGAACAGGACCATGTTCATGCTCTTCTACAACACCAGCACAAGGACGAGGGCGAGTTTTGAAGCAGCCGCGACCATGTTGGGAGGACACGCCCAGTTCATCGACTTCGCCACCACACGCGGGGCAGAGGGAGAGTCGGTCAAGGACATAGCCAAGATGTATGAGAGGCTGGGCCATGTCCTCGGCGTCCGGATACTCGAGTCAGCTGTGGACTATGTCTATGGGAGAGGGAACGCTGTCGTTAGAGAGTATGCGGAGCACGCGAAAATTCCCGTCATCAACATGGCTGATGACATGTTTCACCCTAGCCAAGCCATCACAGACCTCTACACGTTGCGGGAGAAGCTTGGACGGGTTGAGAAGAAAAAATATGTCTTGATGTGGGCTTATAGCGACAAGGTTCGCAGCTGGGGAAGCATACAGGATGAGATGCTGATAGCCACCCGATATGGCATGGATGTTGTCCTCGCTTATCCTCCTGGCTTCGACATAGACGAGAACCTTGTGAAGCTTGCGAAAAAGAACGCTGAGGAGAGCGGCGGCACGCTGACCATCAGCCACAATTACAAAGAGGCGCTGGAGAACGCGGATGCTGTTTTTCCGAGAAGCTGGGCAAGCCACGAATGTGTAATCACAGGCATGAATAGGTTCGGCCGGGAAAGAGAAATCGAGTTGCACAACAAATACAGGGATTGGAAGCTTACACGTGAGTTGACAGACCTCATGTCGCGGCATGGTATAGTGACGCATGTGCTCCCCGTGTTCCGTGGACAGGAGGCTGATGACGATGTCATGGACGGGCCGCGAAGCGTGATCTACGACCAGGCCGAGAACCTACTCTATGTAAGAGCGGCTATACTGTCGCTAGTGGCTGGAAAAATTTAG
- a CDS encoding carbon monoxide dehydrogenase medium subunit (molybdenum hydroxylase family, medium subunit), producing MSTLGYLGIPRIEVMIPSSVEEALNLLQTHPDAEILAAGTHIITQLTLGIKRTRKYIDINNLHQLRKISHHHGTASVGSLVTHQELAATLMNQVPAFTAFLQKYSSPAVANRATVGGSIMLRLAGEDLIPILLTLDAELSFATLEGVKNIPLKAFLARGFDGRGLLQTISFKLNSSCFFDKLWMGVSRIPLISIAVSRDGADGVRVAVSHKDGSTPGRVAAVEKFLSMHGLSEEVVEKASRLMMDSINPESDVLASSWYRRRAAGVLLKRLLQNLRG from the coding sequence ATGAGCACGCTAGGTTATCTCGGGATTCCAAGGATTGAGGTGATGATTCCCAGCAGCGTCGAAGAGGCATTAAACCTGCTGCAAACTCATCCAGACGCGGAGATACTTGCCGCCGGAACACACATCATAACACAGCTTACACTCGGAATCAAGCGCACCCGCAAATACATCGACATAAACAACCTCCACCAGCTCCGCAAAATCTCCCACCATCACGGCACAGCATCAGTAGGCTCGCTTGTAACACATCAAGAACTTGCAGCTACTCTGATGAACCAAGTTCCCGCATTCACAGCCTTTCTCCAAAAATACTCCTCTCCAGCCGTGGCCAACAGAGCCACTGTAGGGGGAAGCATCATGCTCCGACTCGCAGGCGAAGACTTGATTCCAATACTGTTGACACTCGACGCTGAGCTTTCCTTCGCCACCTTAGAGGGTGTGAAAAACATTCCGCTTAAAGCTTTTCTCGCCCGAGGATTTGATGGAAGAGGGCTGCTTCAAACCATCTCCTTCAAGCTAAACAGCTCGTGTTTCTTCGACAAGCTTTGGATGGGTGTGTCACGTATTCCTCTTATCTCTATCGCAGTTTCGCGTGACGGGGCTGATGGGGTGCGTGTCGCGGTTTCTCACAAGGATGGCTCAACGCCGGGCCGTGTGGCAGCTGTTGAGAAGTTTCTCTCCATGCATGGCTTGTCGGAAGAGGTCGTTGAGAAGGCTTCGAGGTTGATGATGGATTCTATAAACCCGGAGTCGGATGTTTTAGCGTCTTCATGGTATCGTAGGAGGGCTGCGGGTGTTTTGCTTAAGCGTCTTCTTCAAAACTTGAGAGGGTGA
- a CDS encoding conserved hypothetical protein (amidohydrolase), whose product MSGSVLLKGGIIVTMDGARRVIVDGAVGFENGVITFVGKSEEATKAGRFDRVLDVSGRFVMPGLVCAHTHLYGIALRGASLRIRPTTDFLENLQRIWWPLDERMDNEDAYATALAACMEMALNGTTTFADTYSAPPRPEGSLDAIAKAVNEVGIRGVISFEATERRSVEEGRRGLEENIRFLSKGGEGLAKGMISLHASFTISDDLIVRGVEAAKKFNAPITIHVSEGPNDVYHNIERYGKRTVERLRDTGLLGPSAVLAHCVHLNRREIQLLTETGTSVAHNPMSNMLNAVGVMKLPEMLEAGVNVGIGNDGYIFDGFENMCTAFLIHRVDRRDPSILSPQKVLEMATVDAARAYGLRDVGSLEVGKKADIIVVRPEVKATPMDRNVYGYLVNGVRGRDVSMFSSTVFK is encoded by the coding sequence TTGTCTGGGTCTGTTCTGCTCAAAGGCGGGATAATTGTTACGATGGATGGGGCCCGTCGTGTAATCGTGGATGGGGCTGTTGGGTTCGAGAACGGTGTCATCACTTTCGTGGGCAAGTCTGAAGAAGCGACGAAGGCTGGAAGGTTTGACAGGGTTTTGGATGTTTCGGGAAGGTTTGTGATGCCGGGGCTTGTCTGTGCACACACTCATCTCTACGGCATAGCTCTGCGAGGCGCCTCTCTCCGCATAAGGCCGACGACGGATTTTCTCGAGAACCTGCAGAGGATTTGGTGGCCGCTGGATGAACGGATGGACAACGAAGACGCCTATGCCACGGCCTTGGCCGCGTGCATGGAGATGGCTCTCAACGGGACAACGACCTTCGCCGACACATACTCTGCTCCACCACGTCCAGAGGGCAGCCTAGACGCCATAGCCAAAGCGGTTAACGAGGTGGGTATACGCGGGGTGATATCATTTGAGGCGACGGAGAGAAGAAGCGTGGAGGAGGGGCGGCGAGGGCTTGAGGAGAACATTAGGTTTCTCTCGAAAGGCGGCGAGGGCTTGGCCAAAGGCATGATAAGCCTCCACGCATCTTTCACAATCTCCGACGACCTCATCGTACGCGGTGTCGAGGCTGCGAAGAAATTCAACGCACCCATAACCATCCACGTCTCAGAGGGCCCCAACGATGTTTACCACAACATCGAACGCTATGGCAAAAGAACGGTTGAGAGACTGAGAGACACCGGTCTCCTCGGGCCTTCAGCGGTTTTAGCCCACTGTGTGCACTTGAACAGACGTGAGATACAGCTTCTCACCGAAACAGGGACAAGTGTGGCCCATAACCCGATGAGCAATATGCTCAACGCCGTCGGGGTGATGAAGCTTCCCGAAATGCTCGAAGCAGGTGTGAACGTGGGCATCGGCAACGACGGCTACATATTCGACGGCTTCGAGAACATGTGCACAGCTTTCCTTATACATCGCGTGGACCGGAGAGACCCTTCCATACTCTCGCCCCAGAAGGTTTTGGAGATGGCGACAGTCGACGCTGCACGGGCTTATGGTCTGCGTGATGTGGGCTCGCTCGAGGTGGGTAAGAAAGCGGACATAATAGTGGTGAGGCCCGAGGTCAAGGCAACACCCATGGATAGAAACGTTTACGGCTATCTTGTCAACGGTGTAAGGGGTAGAGACGTGAGCATGTTTTCGTCGACGGTGTTCAAATAA
- a CDS encoding carbamate kinase, which yields MDRSELIVVALGGNALLRRGDKGSFEEQYKNVGEAAKYLADIVEAGHRLVITHGNGPQVGATLLRHDAGQKLHNIPAFPMDACGAETQGFIGYIIQQNLRNELKRRGIDKYVITVVTRVIVDKNDPAFSNPTKPIGPFYKKEEMEKIKAEHPEYVFVEDKARGGWRRVVPSPDPKIIAERHAIRKLVDEGFIVVASGGGGIPIVEENGKAYGVEAVIDKDLAGERLAELIGADRFIILTDVDGAYLNFGKPDQKKLEKVSAAEARRYLEQGHFGSGSMLPKVLACIRFIEAGGKEAVIAELSQFKEALKGSAGTHFIP from the coding sequence ATGGATAGAAGCGAGCTCATCGTTGTGGCTCTTGGAGGCAACGCGCTTTTGAGAAGAGGTGACAAGGGGTCTTTCGAGGAGCAGTATAAGAACGTGGGTGAGGCGGCTAAGTATCTCGCCGACATCGTTGAAGCTGGTCACCGGCTTGTCATCACCCATGGCAACGGCCCACAGGTCGGTGCAACACTACTACGTCATGACGCTGGCCAGAAGCTACACAACATCCCGGCATTCCCCATGGATGCCTGCGGAGCCGAGACACAGGGCTTCATAGGCTACATCATCCAGCAAAACCTCCGCAACGAGCTCAAGCGACGCGGCATCGACAAATACGTAATAACCGTCGTGACACGGGTGATCGTCGACAAAAACGACCCAGCGTTCAGCAACCCGACCAAACCCATCGGCCCATTCTACAAAAAAGAGGAGATGGAGAAGATCAAGGCGGAGCATCCCGAGTACGTTTTCGTGGAGGACAAGGCCCGCGGAGGCTGGAGAAGGGTGGTGCCGTCACCCGACCCAAAAATCATCGCCGAGAGACATGCTATAAGGAAGCTGGTTGACGAAGGGTTCATAGTTGTGGCAAGCGGCGGAGGCGGAATACCGATAGTTGAAGAAAACGGCAAAGCATATGGAGTGGAGGCTGTAATCGACAAAGACCTCGCCGGCGAGAGGCTAGCCGAATTAATCGGGGCGGACCGTTTCATCATTCTGACGGATGTCGACGGAGCCTACCTAAACTTTGGAAAACCCGACCAGAAGAAGCTGGAGAAAGTGTCAGCGGCTGAGGCGAGACGCTACCTCGAGCAGGGACATTTCGGCTCAGGCTCGATGCTTCCCAAGGTGTTGGCTTGCATTAGGTTCATCGAGGCAGGCGGCAAAGAGGCAGTGATCGCCGAGCTTTCTCAATTTAAGGAAGCTTTAAAAGGCTCGGCGGGAACCCACTTTATTCCCTAA
- a CDS encoding carbon-monoxide dehydrogenase large subunit (molybdenum hydroxylase family, large subunit), whose translation MSEEIARRFREILEAREFLIVGKKVARVDALDAILGKPLYTADLVSGKTLYVKAVRSKIPHGYIRKIDTSQAASRQGVVKVLTHRDIPGVNDGGSLISDRPLLAFEKVRHVGEAVALVVGESLEAAEEAAEHVEIDYDPLPVVTNPRDAMKPDAPRIQDRDNVVTHFKIRKGDVEKGFKESDVVIERTYRTQFITGLPLETEIAYSFLEDGGRITCIVSTQNLYDVYNKVVKILGVPSEKLRVIQAATGGGFGPKSDETPIDVAAYACLATYFTGKPALAAFSRSEAMTVQCKRHPFEITNMVGARNDGKLLAWRSTLIEDTGAYISKGHLVIGRATFHCTGPYEVPNVWADGYCVLTNNTMAGSTRGFGAPQAHFAAESVLNELAEELGLSPLEIREINMLRPGSLTATSQKIEDDGLLKCYQRAVEESEWEKRVREIQEFNKTNKVLKKGIGIAMLYHGNTLGPEGDDFATVVTYVERDGKVVVQTGLTEYGTGALTSLAIVTAETLGLPLSMVKLERPDTAAVPNAGPTVASRTTVIGGQAALDAALKIRAMVAQVAAKMLSSNPADLEFRDGLVKANGRAVTWNEVVNQCFEENISLRVVGYYMAPPTKWDPETGQGAPYNQYTYGALVAEVTVDTETGMVKVDRLTAAYDVGRAINPLGLVAVYEGGSIMGQGYALMEKIVHDDGVVINPNLHTYIIPTASDAPEEIRSIIVEVKGSMGVFGAKAMGEIPVVLPAASIAAAVANATGIYIRELPLTPQRVLEELHKSRQ comes from the coding sequence ATGAGCGAGGAAATAGCGAGACGGTTCAGGGAAATTCTGGAGGCCCGTGAATTCCTCATAGTCGGGAAAAAGGTTGCACGTGTAGACGCCCTCGACGCGATTCTCGGCAAACCACTATACACAGCGGACCTCGTCTCAGGAAAAACACTCTACGTCAAAGCCGTCCGCTCCAAGATACCCCATGGCTACATCAGGAAAATAGACACGTCCCAGGCGGCTTCCCGGCAAGGTGTCGTCAAGGTGCTTACGCATCGGGACATACCCGGAGTAAACGACGGGGGAAGCCTGATAAGTGATAGACCTCTGCTGGCTTTTGAGAAGGTTAGACACGTCGGGGAAGCTGTTGCTCTCGTGGTCGGTGAGAGCTTGGAGGCTGCGGAGGAAGCGGCTGAACATGTGGAGATTGACTATGACCCGCTTCCAGTGGTGACCAACCCTCGCGACGCCATGAAACCAGACGCTCCGCGGATACAGGACAGAGACAACGTGGTTACACACTTTAAGATAAGAAAAGGCGATGTGGAAAAGGGTTTCAAAGAATCCGATGTCGTCATCGAGCGGACATATCGCACACAGTTCATCACAGGTCTGCCTCTAGAGACAGAGATAGCATATTCTTTCCTAGAGGACGGAGGAAGGATTACATGCATAGTCTCAACCCAGAACCTCTACGATGTCTACAACAAGGTGGTGAAGATACTCGGCGTCCCCTCTGAAAAGCTGCGGGTGATTCAGGCGGCTACTGGAGGAGGCTTCGGCCCGAAAAGCGATGAGACACCGATAGACGTCGCAGCATACGCATGCCTCGCGACATATTTCACCGGAAAACCTGCGCTGGCGGCGTTCAGCAGAAGCGAAGCGATGACGGTTCAGTGTAAACGCCATCCTTTTGAGATAACCAACATGGTTGGGGCGAGAAATGATGGAAAGCTGTTGGCTTGGCGGTCGACGCTTATCGAAGACACAGGCGCCTACATTTCGAAGGGTCACCTCGTCATCGGCCGCGCAACCTTCCATTGCACGGGACCCTATGAGGTGCCGAATGTCTGGGCCGATGGCTACTGCGTCCTCACCAACAACACGATGGCGGGGTCTACACGTGGCTTCGGGGCGCCGCAGGCACATTTCGCGGCCGAGAGCGTGTTGAACGAGCTCGCCGAGGAGCTGGGCCTCTCGCCGCTTGAGATACGTGAGATAAACATGCTCCGCCCCGGCTCCCTCACAGCCACAAGCCAGAAAATCGAAGACGACGGCCTACTAAAGTGTTACCAGAGAGCTGTCGAGGAAAGCGAGTGGGAGAAGCGTGTGAGAGAAATACAGGAATTCAACAAAACAAACAAGGTCCTGAAAAAAGGTATTGGTATAGCGATGCTTTACCATGGCAACACTCTTGGACCAGAGGGCGACGATTTCGCGACAGTGGTCACCTACGTTGAGAGAGACGGAAAAGTCGTTGTCCAGACAGGTTTAACAGAATACGGAACCGGGGCCCTAACCTCCCTCGCAATAGTTACAGCAGAAACACTCGGTCTACCGTTATCCATGGTGAAGCTCGAGAGACCCGACACAGCCGCCGTCCCCAACGCAGGGCCCACAGTCGCATCACGGACAACCGTCATAGGAGGCCAGGCAGCCCTAGACGCCGCCCTCAAGATAAGGGCTATGGTTGCGCAGGTGGCTGCCAAGATGCTTTCATCCAATCCCGCGGATTTGGAGTTCAGAGACGGGCTGGTGAAGGCTAATGGAAGGGCAGTGACTTGGAATGAAGTAGTTAACCAGTGTTTTGAGGAGAACATTTCTCTCCGCGTTGTTGGCTACTACATGGCTCCTCCGACCAAATGGGACCCTGAGACGGGCCAGGGAGCTCCCTACAACCAATACACCTACGGCGCGCTCGTCGCTGAGGTGACCGTCGACACAGAGACTGGCATGGTCAAGGTTGATAGGCTAACCGCAGCATACGACGTGGGCCGCGCAATAAACCCGCTTGGGCTGGTCGCTGTCTATGAGGGGGGAAGCATCATGGGCCAAGGATACGCTTTGATGGAGAAGATTGTGCACGACGACGGTGTAGTCATCAACCCAAACCTGCACACATACATCATCCCAACTGCCTCAGACGCCCCCGAAGAAATCCGCAGCATCATCGTCGAGGTCAAGGGCAGCATGGGTGTCTTCGGAGCCAAAGCCATGGGAGAAATACCCGTCGTCCTCCCCGCAGCATCAATAGCCGCAGCCGTTGCAAACGCCACAGGCATCTACATAAGGGAGCTACCGCTAACACCTCAAAGAGTGCTTGAGGAGCTCCACAAATCCAGACAATAA
- a CDS encoding carbon-monoxide dehydrogenase small subunit (molybdenum hydroxylase family, small subunit) encodes MKAELMVNDVKYVVEVEPNERLSDVLRRKLGFVSVKEGCGVGDCGLCIVLIDGRPVNSCLVLAYQASGHRITTVEGMGDGSRLHPLQQAFIDVGAVQCGFCIPAALLVLKHLHENNPDASREEVRHALRSVLCRCGSYLRFEEAFKQVSRR; translated from the coding sequence ATGAAGGCTGAGCTCATGGTTAATGATGTAAAATACGTGGTCGAGGTTGAGCCTAATGAGAGACTGAGCGATGTTCTGCGGAGAAAGCTGGGGTTTGTAAGCGTGAAGGAAGGATGCGGCGTGGGCGACTGCGGCCTCTGTATAGTTTTGATTGACGGGAGGCCTGTTAACTCTTGTTTAGTGCTTGCCTATCAAGCGTCGGGGCATAGGATTACAACCGTGGAGGGCATGGGTGATGGTTCACGACTTCATCCTCTACAGCAAGCCTTCATAGACGTTGGCGCGGTTCAGTGTGGCTTCTGCATCCCAGCGGCCCTGCTCGTCCTCAAACACCTCCATGAAAACAACCCAGACGCCAGCAGGGAAGAGGTTAGACATGCTCTCAGAAGCGTCCTGTGTAGATGCGGCAGCTATTTACGGTTTGAAGAAGCCTTCAAACAGGTGAGCAGGCGATGA
- a CDS encoding F420-dependent N5,N10-methenyltetrahydromethanopterin reductase encodes MMTGIRWGLYLQDMHVRDMVRHAQFAEQHGFDSAWIAESRLARDALTPMTAIATVTSRIKVGAGVINTWTRNAALIAQTFATMDELSDGRVMLGLGAWWDPLAWKVGIERKEPLTCMREYVTVIRRLFRMEEVTFEGKFVKMRGVRLDVLHGAGEKPRNIPIYIGATGWKMMELAGEIGDGVLLNYLVSPKYNDTALEHIRAGASKAGRRLEDIDRPQLIACSMHPDADKAIKLAKKHVTMTLGQQPHIMKASGVSEDLIEEVQKVMGGWPAKPGGIEKAAEIVPDDVVKMITASGTPSDVVAKVKEYMAHGCTSPLLLPLSGNPEYVIKSVVEV; translated from the coding sequence TTGATGACTGGAATTCGTTGGGGGTTGTATCTTCAGGATATGCATGTGCGGGACATGGTGAGGCATGCGCAATTTGCTGAGCAGCATGGCTTCGACTCGGCATGGATTGCGGAGTCACGTCTAGCGAGAGATGCGCTCACCCCGATGACTGCAATCGCCACGGTTACTTCACGGATTAAGGTGGGGGCGGGTGTCATCAACACTTGGACGAGGAATGCGGCGTTGATTGCTCAGACCTTTGCGACTATGGATGAGCTGAGCGATGGACGTGTGATGCTGGGGCTTGGTGCGTGGTGGGACCCTTTGGCTTGGAAGGTGGGGATTGAGAGGAAGGAGCCGCTTACCTGCATGAGGGAGTATGTCACGGTGATTCGCCGTCTCTTCAGGATGGAAGAGGTTACTTTCGAAGGTAAATTCGTGAAGATGCGTGGGGTAAGGCTGGACGTTTTACATGGCGCGGGCGAGAAACCACGAAACATACCCATCTACATAGGGGCGACTGGGTGGAAGATGATGGAGTTGGCTGGAGAGATAGGTGATGGGGTGCTTCTCAACTACCTCGTCTCACCGAAATACAACGACACCGCGCTCGAGCACATACGGGCAGGAGCATCAAAAGCAGGGAGGAGGCTTGAGGACATCGACAGGCCACAGCTCATAGCATGCTCCATGCACCCCGACGCAGACAAAGCCATCAAACTTGCCAAGAAACATGTGACCATGACGCTTGGGCAGCAGCCTCACATCATGAAGGCAAGCGGCGTGAGCGAGGATTTGATTGAAGAGGTGCAAAAAGTTATGGGAGGCTGGCCTGCGAAGCCTGGGGGGATTGAGAAGGCAGCGGAGATCGTGCCTGACGACGTTGTCAAGATGATTACCGCATCGGGCACTCCTTCGGATGTTGTGGCAAAGGTCAAGGAGTATATGGCTCATGGCTGTACGTCGCCGCTTCTTCTCCCTCTCAGCGGAAACCCCGAGTATGTGATTAAGAGCGTGGTGGAGGTTTAA